A window of Jannaschia sp. M317 contains these coding sequences:
- a CDS encoding RimK/LysX family protein translates to MLVIGWQERVGLPLLGLGSLRAKIDTGARTSALHATEIETFVRDDAQWVRFHTRFDDDARDTDVECPVHDQRDITNTSGVPETRIVIRTRFRIARRAWSIDLSLTERTEMSFRMIVGRSALSRHGIVVDPGRHYLTSNADLPKSTRRNRS, encoded by the coding sequence ATGCTCGTCATCGGCTGGCAAGAACGTGTGGGTCTGCCTCTTTTGGGATTGGGCAGCCTGCGCGCCAAGATCGACACGGGCGCGCGCACCTCTGCCCTGCACGCGACCGAGATAGAGACCTTCGTGCGCGACGATGCGCAATGGGTCCGGTTCCACACCCGGTTCGACGACGACGCGCGCGACACCGACGTGGAATGCCCGGTCCACGACCAACGCGACATCACCAATACCAGCGGCGTCCCCGAGACGCGCATCGTGATCCGCACGCGGTTTCGCATCGCGCGGCGGGCCTGGTCGATCGACCTGTCGCTCACCGAGCGTACTGAAATGAGCTTTCGCATGATCGTGGGCCGCAGCGCCCTCAGCCGCCACGGGATCGTCGTCGATCCGGGGCGGCACTATCTGACCAGCAATGCCGACCTGCCGAAATCAACCCGAAGGAATAGATCATGA
- a CDS encoding manganese-dependent inorganic pyrophosphatase encodes MTTLVFGHKSPDTDSTGSPIAWAWYLSEVAGTPAAPALLGEPNTEAAFMLTRWGLDKPQIIADVEADQPCVIVDTNNPAELPANIAKADVRQIIDHHKLVGGLETAGPIDITIRPLACTATIMADLMGQALSTAPEGIKGAMLTCILSDTLEFRSPTTTDHDRAVAERLAEDLGVSIPDLAAEMFAAKSDVSAFSEAELLRMDSKEYAVEGTKFRVSVLETTSPAAVLDRKAALMEAMPAVAAEDGVEQVLLFVVDILNEEATMLIPNDLSKTVAEKSFAATVSGDTVVLPGVMSRKKQIIPALKV; translated from the coding sequence ATGACCACCCTCGTTTTCGGCCACAAGTCGCCCGATACCGATTCCACCGGCTCTCCTATTGCGTGGGCCTGGTACCTGTCAGAGGTCGCAGGCACCCCCGCCGCGCCCGCCCTGCTGGGCGAGCCGAACACCGAGGCCGCCTTCATGCTGACCCGCTGGGGTCTGGACAAGCCGCAGATCATCGCCGACGTCGAGGCGGATCAGCCCTGCGTGATCGTGGACACCAACAACCCCGCCGAACTGCCTGCCAATATCGCCAAGGCGGACGTGCGCCAGATCATCGACCACCACAAGCTGGTCGGCGGGCTGGAAACGGCCGGTCCGATCGACATCACCATCCGCCCGCTGGCCTGCACCGCGACGATCATGGCCGACCTGATGGGCCAGGCCCTGTCGACCGCGCCCGAGGGCATCAAGGGCGCGATGTTGACCTGCATCCTGTCGGACACGCTGGAATTCCGGTCGCCCACCACGACCGACCATGACCGCGCCGTGGCCGAACGCCTGGCCGAGGATCTGGGCGTCTCGATCCCCGATCTGGCCGCCGAGATGTTCGCCGCCAAATCCGACGTCTCGGCCTTTTCCGAGGCGGAGCTTCTGCGGATGGACTCCAAGGAATATGCGGTCGAGGGCACAAAGTTCCGCGTCTCGGTTCTGGAAACCACCTCGCCGGCGGCCGTTCTGGACCGCAAGGCCGCCTTGATGGAGGCGATGCCGGCGGTTGCCGCCGAGGACGGGGTGGAACAGGTTCTGTTGTTCGTTGTGGACATCCTGAACGAGGAAGCCACGATGCTGATCCCCAACGACCTGTCCAAGACCGTGGCCGAGAAAAGCTTCGCCGCCACCGTGTCTGGCGATACCGTCGTCCTGCCCGGCGTGATGAGCCGCAAGAAGCAGATCATCCCGGCGCTAAAGGTTTGA